The following coding sequences lie in one Thermomicrobium sp. 4228-Ro genomic window:
- the rpiA gene encoding ribose-5-phosphate isomerase RpiA, with protein MRAQRSKEQAARYAASLVEPGMTVGLGSGSTAELAVRALAERVRSGLRIVTVATSRRTARLARRVGLELREPEEVERIDLAIDGADEVEERSLALLKGRGGALVREKLVARLAARVVIVVDETKLVPQLGTRHPVPVEVVPFGWSWCARWLEEMGGHVVLRRREDGRPFRSDNGNVILDAWFGPIAEPQQLAEAVKRLPGVVDHGLFLDLADLVVVGSPSAVRLLSAASK; from the coding sequence ATGCGGGCGCAGCGGAGCAAAGAGCAGGCAGCACGGTATGCCGCATCGCTCGTCGAGCCCGGGATGACCGTCGGGCTGGGATCCGGATCGACCGCGGAACTGGCCGTTCGAGCGCTCGCGGAGCGAGTACGGTCGGGGCTCCGTATCGTTACCGTGGCGACTTCGCGGCGTACGGCACGGCTGGCTCGGCGCGTCGGGCTCGAGCTCCGTGAGCCAGAGGAGGTCGAACGGATCGACCTCGCGATCGACGGGGCCGATGAGGTCGAAGAGCGGTCGCTGGCCCTCCTCAAAGGGCGCGGTGGCGCGTTGGTGCGCGAGAAACTGGTGGCACGGCTCGCGGCCCGTGTCGTGATCGTCGTCGACGAGACGAAACTCGTCCCGCAGCTCGGTACCCGGCATCCGGTCCCAGTCGAAGTTGTCCCGTTCGGCTGGAGCTGGTGCGCGCGCTGGTTGGAGGAGATGGGTGGGCACGTCGTATTGCGTCGTCGCGAAGACGGCCGACCATTTCGGTCGGACAACGGGAACGTGATTCTCGACGCGTGGTTCGGGCCGATCGCTGAACCGCAGCAGCTCGCCGAGGCGGTGAAGCGACTGCCCGGTGTCGTCGACCATGGGTTGTTCCTGGATCTCGCAGATCTCGTCGTCGTCGGTTCACCGAGCGCAGTACGATTGCTCTCCGCTGCCTCCAAATAG
- a CDS encoding SH3 domain-containing protein, with amino-acid sequence MRVFVRGCAILALLLALLSPTAVQAETAVPVGGAAVVAGTNGDGLNLRSGPGYDHSVLTVIPEGSSVQVVGGPEQDRDGNHWWNVQWAGLTGWALADYLRPAGGETGSSASLQMRATFRIYAHRLGLVGQRTANGHVIQPNDSFVTLPCSCALSSNGGTEFQVLVEYRGRSLVLPVWDVGPWNVDDDYWNPPEVRKWKGLPQGVPAAQAAYFDGYNDGKDGWGRKVRSPAGMDIADGAFAALGMTQSDWVTVTFLWLVKDPPATLPTAPGGYEGIPTVRPGERPPLDPTQPRDPARYAYFPETGHNMPLFLLSAWQRGGWERYGLPVSEFFREIQVDGSVRFVQYFERAVLVYDPNTGDVDRVRIGYYAAAPASAWRPIDPFPDSDERWFFEETGHSLSHGFKAYWQANGGRDTFGLPITEEFRVDLPDGRWYVAQLFEYARLEWWPGRIGQPDEITRGRIVADLIAASGW; translated from the coding sequence ATGCGAGTTTTCGTCCGAGGCTGTGCGATCCTCGCTCTCCTGCTCGCGCTCCTCTCACCGACAGCGGTGCAGGCGGAGACGGCGGTTCCCGTCGGAGGAGCGGCTGTGGTCGCGGGGACCAACGGTGACGGCCTCAACCTCAGGTCGGGGCCAGGATACGATCACTCCGTCCTGACCGTGATCCCAGAAGGCTCCTCCGTGCAAGTCGTCGGCGGCCCCGAGCAGGATCGCGACGGCAACCACTGGTGGAACGTTCAGTGGGCTGGTCTGACCGGCTGGGCCTTGGCCGACTACCTGCGACCAGCCGGTGGGGAGACCGGTTCCTCGGCGAGTTTGCAGATGCGTGCGACCTTCCGGATCTACGCCCACCGGCTCGGTCTGGTGGGCCAACGCACTGCGAACGGTCACGTGATCCAGCCCAACGATTCCTTCGTCACCCTGCCCTGCTCGTGTGCACTCTCGAGTAACGGCGGTACCGAGTTTCAGGTCCTCGTCGAGTACCGCGGCCGCAGTCTGGTTCTCCCGGTCTGGGACGTCGGCCCGTGGAACGTGGACGACGACTACTGGAATCCACCTGAGGTCCGAAAGTGGAAAGGGCTCCCCCAGGGCGTACCAGCTGCCCAAGCTGCCTACTTCGACGGGTACAACGACGGCAAGGACGGCTGGGGCCGGAAGGTCCGCAGTCCGGCCGGTATGGACATTGCCGACGGTGCGTTCGCCGCGTTGGGGATGACGCAATCGGACTGGGTCACGGTGACCTTCCTGTGGCTCGTGAAGGACCCGCCCGCTACCCTCCCCACTGCACCGGGGGGATACGAGGGCATTCCGACTGTGCGACCCGGCGAGCGGCCTCCGCTGGATCCGACCCAGCCGCGCGATCCGGCACGCTACGCCTACTTTCCCGAAACCGGGCATAACATGCCGCTCTTTCTGCTGTCGGCCTGGCAGCGTGGTGGTTGGGAACGCTACGGTCTTCCGGTCAGCGAGTTCTTCCGCGAGATTCAGGTCGACGGCTCGGTTCGTTTCGTGCAGTATTTCGAGCGCGCCGTTCTCGTCTATGACCCCAACACCGGTGACGTCGATCGCGTTCGGATCGGCTATTACGCTGCTGCCCCAGCATCGGCCTGGCGACCGATCGACCCGTTTCCTGATTCGGACGAACGTTGGTTCTTCGAAGAAACCGGGCACTCCTTGAGCCACGGCTTCAAAGCCTACTGGCAAGCCAATGGCGGGCGCGACACCTTCGGTCTGCCCATCACGGAGGAATTTCGTGTCGATTTGCCGGACGGACGCTGGTACGTCGCCCAGCTGTTCGAGTATGCTCGGCTGGAGTGGTGGCCCGGTCGCATCGGTCAACCGGACGAAATCACCCGTGGTCGTATCGTCGCCGACCTGATCGCTGCGAGCGGCTGGTGA
- a CDS encoding Re/Si-specific NAD(P)(+) transhydrogenase subunit alpha translates to MQHQGSEAPVRTLGVPRERAPRERRVAATPETVRRYGRLGFRVVVEREAGLAAGFPDEEYEAAGAALLDDVAELYGRSDVIIKVQRPLPEELELLHEGQVLIGFLQPLIAPELVAALAARGVIAVSMDTIPRITRAQPMDALSSMSTVAGYKAVLLAANELPKFFPLMMTAAGTIRPAKVLVLGAGVAGLQAIATARRLGAIVEAFDTRPVVKEQVESLGAKFLELGVTTEEVGGYAKELAEEHLRREQELIHNHCVEADVVITTALVPGRRAPLLIREETVRQMRPRAVIVDLAAEMGGNCELTVPGETVVRHGVTIMGPLNLPSEMAYTASQMYARNVAALLEHLAPKGEFVWNFEDEITRGVVLTKDKQILHEPTLERLKEEVR, encoded by the coding sequence GTGCAGCACCAAGGTAGCGAAGCACCGGTGCGGACGCTCGGTGTACCGCGGGAACGGGCGCCACGTGAGCGGCGGGTGGCGGCGACGCCAGAGACGGTACGCCGGTACGGTCGTCTCGGTTTCCGCGTCGTCGTCGAGCGGGAGGCCGGGCTGGCGGCTGGGTTCCCGGACGAGGAGTACGAGGCAGCTGGTGCAGCACTCCTCGACGACGTGGCGGAACTGTACGGTCGTTCCGACGTGATCATCAAGGTGCAACGCCCGCTACCTGAGGAACTCGAGTTGCTCCACGAGGGACAGGTGCTGATCGGTTTCCTCCAGCCCCTCATCGCGCCGGAGTTGGTCGCGGCGCTGGCTGCACGTGGGGTGATCGCAGTCAGCATGGATACGATCCCGCGGATCACGCGTGCCCAGCCGATGGATGCGCTCTCCTCGATGAGTACGGTGGCTGGCTACAAGGCGGTCTTGCTGGCAGCCAACGAATTGCCCAAGTTCTTCCCGCTGATGATGACCGCAGCCGGGACGATTCGCCCGGCGAAAGTTCTGGTGCTCGGTGCCGGGGTCGCCGGCCTGCAGGCGATCGCGACGGCGCGTCGACTGGGTGCGATCGTCGAGGCGTTCGACACGCGGCCAGTGGTCAAGGAGCAGGTCGAGAGCCTCGGCGCCAAATTCCTCGAACTCGGTGTGACGACGGAGGAAGTCGGAGGGTACGCGAAAGAGCTCGCCGAAGAGCATCTCCGGCGTGAGCAGGAACTCATCCACAACCATTGCGTCGAAGCCGATGTGGTCATCACGACAGCACTGGTTCCAGGCCGCCGGGCACCCCTCTTGATCCGTGAGGAGACCGTGCGGCAGATGCGACCGCGCGCGGTGATCGTCGACCTCGCCGCTGAGATGGGCGGAAACTGTGAGCTGACCGTGCCAGGCGAGACGGTGGTTCGGCACGGTGTCACCATCATGGGGCCGCTCAACTTGCCGAGCGAGATGGCCTACACGGCGAGCCAGATGTACGCGCGCAATGTCGCCGCGCTGCTCGAGCACCTCGCTCCCAAAGGGGAGTTTGTCTGGAACTTCGAGGACGAGATCACGCGTGGTGTCGTCCTTACCAAGGACAAGCAGATCCTGCATGAACCGACGTTGGAGCGCCTCAAGGAGGAAGTGCGGTGA
- a CDS encoding transketolase — translation MTGRERGLAPAELERLEALAQELRREVLMMTSEAGSGHPTSSMSAVEIMVALYFGGILRYDPAQPSWPDRDRFILSKGHAAPILYAVLAEAGYFPKDLLRTLRRIGSPLEGHPNMRRLPGVEASTGSLGQGLSIGLGHALAARLDGRDYHVFVLLGDGEIEEGQVWEAAMAAAQWRVHNLVAIVDHNGYQQTSPVSAVTDPRAYVEKWRAFGWHVSEVNGHDLAAVHEVLRFAKAYRDGPACIIAHTVKGKGVSFLERDFTWHGRAVPRDRLQAALEELA, via the coding sequence GTGACGGGACGGGAACGAGGACTCGCACCAGCTGAATTGGAACGCCTCGAAGCGCTCGCGCAAGAACTCCGCCGAGAAGTGTTGATGATGACGAGCGAGGCTGGATCCGGGCACCCGACCAGCTCCATGTCTGCCGTCGAGATCATGGTCGCGCTGTACTTCGGGGGTATTCTCCGCTACGATCCGGCGCAACCCTCATGGCCGGACCGCGACCGCTTCATTCTCTCGAAGGGGCATGCTGCACCGATTCTCTATGCCGTACTCGCCGAGGCAGGATACTTCCCGAAAGATCTCTTGCGGACCTTGCGTCGGATCGGCAGCCCGCTGGAGGGACACCCGAACATGCGGCGGCTGCCGGGGGTGGAGGCCTCGACAGGAAGCCTGGGGCAGGGGCTCTCGATCGGTCTCGGTCATGCGCTCGCAGCCCGGTTGGACGGTCGAGACTACCATGTCTTCGTCCTGCTGGGTGACGGTGAGATCGAGGAAGGGCAAGTGTGGGAAGCGGCGATGGCTGCTGCGCAGTGGCGTGTGCACAACCTCGTCGCCATCGTCGATCACAACGGCTATCAGCAAACCAGTCCGGTCTCGGCCGTAACCGATCCGCGGGCCTATGTCGAGAAATGGCGAGCGTTCGGTTGGCACGTGAGCGAGGTGAACGGCCATGACCTCGCCGCTGTGCATGAGGTGCTCCGTTTCGCGAAAGCCTACCGTGATGGGCCCGCCTGCATCATCGCCCATACGGTGAAGGGCAAGGGGGTGTCGTTTCTCGAACGCGATTTCACCTGGCACGGCCGAGCCGTACCCCGTGATCGTCTCCAAGCAGCACTGGAGGAGCTGGCATGA
- a CDS encoding DUF4149 domain-containing protein, with the protein MSEWLWATIRWLHLVALSFWLGGQLFLVLVVQPVLRLTVPDRAQRLALTATLGRRYSPLAWVSLGIMIVTGLLLGTHRGVQWTALLSWNPGYGRTLAIKMLLVGIVLVLTVLHGRLIGPRLAVAARAPHNPHDRGYRQLARWSRVVSSLNLMLTLVIVLLAARLVP; encoded by the coding sequence ATGAGCGAGTGGCTCTGGGCGACGATCCGCTGGTTGCATCTCGTCGCGCTCAGTTTCTGGCTCGGTGGTCAGCTGTTCCTGGTCCTCGTCGTCCAGCCGGTTTTGCGCCTGACCGTTCCCGATCGCGCCCAGCGTCTTGCGTTGACGGCAACGCTCGGTCGCCGGTACTCGCCACTCGCGTGGGTCAGTTTGGGCATCATGATCGTGACGGGTCTCTTGCTCGGTACCCACCGCGGCGTGCAATGGACTGCGCTACTCAGCTGGAATCCAGGCTACGGGCGGACGCTCGCGATCAAAATGCTCTTGGTCGGGATCGTGCTCGTCTTGACGGTTCTGCATGGCCGTCTGATCGGCCCACGCCTGGCCGTGGCAGCTCGTGCACCGCACAACCCGCACGATCGCGGCTATCGACAGCTCGCTCGGTGGTCGCGGGTTGTCTCCAGCCTCAATCTCATGCTGACCCTCGTGATCGTCCTGCTCGCCGCTCGTCTGGTTCCCTAA
- a CDS encoding LysM peptidoglycan-binding domain-containing protein yields the protein MGSLVERYAARERLRRRQQLELVVVPDPGPPRRFGRGLPGHERRVRRTLAIGVLAAAATVMTAQRAAAETMHVVHAGETMSGIAARYGVPVEALVRANGLADPDVIFAGMRLVIPERAQDAVVHHVQPGETLTAIARHYGVTVEALVAANRLTDPHRIYVGQALVVPRGALASWEALGPQRYVVQPGDTLTAIANRFGVAVSALAEANNLTDPDRLLVGQVLVIPPSAPVAAIRLEGVPASRQSLPLSCEAAALSVVTAYWGRPVSEWVFIENMPYDPNPHRGFRGDMNGAFGSTDDYGVYAEPLVPLLERYGFRAEAVYAHGDADVLKRELQAGRPVVVWMTNMASVQPRFVGEANGERFVLVPQEHAVVVYGYDAERVYVADPGDGQYRSFAWSDFLRSWGYFDGMMLRIQPAPWG from the coding sequence ATGGGGAGCCTGGTGGAACGGTATGCCGCGCGTGAGCGACTACGACGGCGGCAGCAACTGGAGCTCGTCGTAGTGCCCGACCCGGGGCCACCGCGTCGGTTCGGCCGTGGCTTGCCAGGTCATGAGCGACGTGTTCGGCGTACGCTCGCGATCGGTGTTCTGGCTGCAGCGGCAACCGTCATGACTGCCCAACGCGCCGCGGCCGAGACGATGCACGTGGTGCATGCAGGAGAAACGATGAGCGGTATCGCGGCACGCTACGGTGTTCCAGTCGAGGCACTGGTGCGGGCGAATGGACTCGCGGACCCTGACGTGATTTTCGCCGGTATGCGGCTCGTCATTCCGGAGCGTGCGCAGGACGCGGTCGTGCATCATGTCCAGCCGGGGGAGACGCTGACTGCCATCGCTCGACACTACGGTGTCACAGTCGAGGCGCTCGTGGCAGCCAACCGGCTGACCGATCCACACCGAATCTACGTGGGCCAAGCGCTCGTCGTCCCGCGCGGAGCACTCGCGTCGTGGGAAGCACTCGGACCCCAGCGCTACGTCGTCCAACCGGGTGATACGCTGACAGCGATCGCCAACCGTTTCGGTGTCGCAGTCAGCGCGCTCGCCGAAGCGAACAACCTCACGGATCCCGATCGGCTTCTCGTCGGGCAAGTTCTGGTGATTCCGCCAAGCGCCCCTGTCGCGGCGATCCGCTTGGAGGGAGTACCGGCCTCTCGGCAGTCTCTCCCGTTGAGCTGCGAGGCGGCAGCGCTGAGTGTGGTGACGGCATACTGGGGACGGCCGGTTTCGGAGTGGGTGTTCATCGAGAATATGCCGTACGACCCGAATCCGCATCGTGGCTTCCGCGGCGACATGAACGGTGCGTTCGGCAGTACCGACGATTATGGCGTCTATGCCGAGCCGCTCGTACCGCTGCTGGAACGGTACGGTTTCCGGGCCGAGGCCGTGTACGCACATGGCGATGCGGATGTCCTCAAGCGGGAGCTCCAGGCTGGCCGCCCGGTGGTCGTCTGGATGACGAACATGGCCTCGGTCCAACCACGGTTCGTGGGAGAGGCGAATGGCGAGCGGTTCGTGCTCGTACCTCAGGAACATGCCGTGGTTGTCTATGGGTATGACGCTGAACGCGTCTACGTTGCCGATCCGGGTGACGGGCAATACCGGTCGTTCGCCTGGAGCGATTTTCTGCGCTCCTGGGGCTATTTCGATGGCATGATGCTGCGCATTCAGCCGGCTCCCTGGGGTTAG
- a CDS encoding lysylphosphatidylglycerol synthase transmembrane domain-containing protein, with the protein MRRVVIVTIVALGCGIAFWSFADPSLITATLDGLSVEIVLALLALLGVNELVKGLRWAWYLRAAQLPIRVVDGLTSYLASQAACSLPGGALLSARLAEEHGGGRIRLRHTTPPLLVQGFGDLFAVSLLALGGIVLTGQASYQLAAPAAGGAIVLLFVTGARSDRFGTALTGLLERSRYTRRLVPAERDARMTLATLCTPRALAPGVLASLVSSLVIAAILVVLAEALTLRGLHLHEAIYVHGMTMLAHFLVPIPNGFGTNELSVIGLLNIVGIGFGRATAIAVTYRAFGLAFRTVIGLAVLLIRYHRILFALRRPMLPQTPPALQLELAAERRE; encoded by the coding sequence ATGCGACGTGTCGTGATCGTCACCATTGTCGCGCTCGGTTGCGGGATCGCGTTCTGGAGCTTCGCTGATCCGAGTCTGATCACTGCGACGCTCGATGGTCTTTCGGTCGAGATCGTCCTCGCCCTCCTCGCACTCTTGGGTGTCAACGAACTCGTCAAAGGTCTGCGCTGGGCCTGGTATCTGCGGGCAGCTCAGCTCCCGATCCGTGTCGTGGATGGTCTCACGAGCTACCTGGCATCGCAGGCGGCCTGTTCCCTCCCTGGCGGAGCCTTGCTCTCCGCTCGCCTCGCCGAGGAACACGGTGGCGGGAGGATTCGCCTGCGCCACACCACACCCCCGCTGCTGGTGCAGGGGTTCGGTGATCTCTTTGCCGTCTCGCTTCTCGCGCTCGGGGGCATTGTCCTCACCGGACAAGCCTCGTACCAGCTCGCCGCTCCTGCCGCCGGAGGAGCGATCGTGCTCCTGTTCGTCACTGGTGCACGGAGCGATCGTTTCGGTACAGCCCTGACCGGTCTGCTCGAGCGTTCTCGTTACACTCGTCGCCTCGTTCCCGCCGAGCGAGATGCCCGGATGACGCTCGCGACCCTCTGTACCCCGCGGGCGCTCGCTCCTGGAGTGCTCGCCAGCCTCGTCTCCTCGCTCGTTATCGCGGCCATCCTCGTCGTGCTGGCTGAAGCACTGACACTGCGTGGTCTGCACCTGCACGAAGCAATCTATGTCCATGGCATGACGATGCTCGCGCACTTTTTGGTGCCGATCCCGAACGGGTTCGGTACCAACGAACTGAGCGTTATCGGCCTTCTGAACATCGTCGGCATTGGATTCGGGCGAGCCACCGCCATCGCGGTCACGTACCGTGCCTTCGGTCTGGCCTTCCGTACGGTCATCGGTCTCGCAGTCCTCCTCATCCGGTACCACCGTATCCTTTTCGCGCTGCGGCGCCCGATGCTCCCACAGACTCCGCCAGCACTCCAGCTCGAACTCGCAGCCGAGCGGCGGGAATGA
- a CDS encoding NAD(P) transhydrogenase subunit alpha, with translation MNQELLLGLYVLMLTIFLGFEVISRVPTLLHTPLMSGTNAIHGIVLLGGILVAGTADDPLTLLLGLLGCLFGAGNLFGGIVVTDRMLEMFKTKERGAEKVPGAAPAAVREKEVVGQR, from the coding sequence GTGAATCAGGAATTGCTTCTCGGTCTGTACGTACTCATGCTGACGATTTTCCTCGGCTTCGAGGTAATCTCGCGTGTCCCCACCCTGCTGCACACGCCGCTCATGTCGGGAACCAATGCGATTCACGGAATCGTCCTTCTCGGCGGCATTCTCGTGGCCGGAACGGCTGACGATCCGCTCACCTTGCTGCTGGGCCTGCTCGGCTGTCTCTTCGGTGCTGGAAACTTGTTCGGTGGCATCGTCGTGACCGATCGCATGCTCGAGATGTTCAAGACGAAAGAGCGAGGGGCGGAGAAGGTTCCCGGCGCGGCTCCTGCAGCCGTGCGTGAAAAGGAAGTGGTGGGGCAGCGATGA
- a CDS encoding transketolase family protein: MNLGTRAGLRMGKATRDAFGEALRDLGHVYPDLVVVDGDVSNSTRTEYFAHAFPERFFNVGIAESNLVGVASGLAASGKRVVAASFACFLLCNAFDQIRMSVAFPHLNVKLVGSHAGISIGEDGPSQMGIEDVALALALPGVAVLVPADEHATRAATRAMLEWEGPTYLRLGRPPVPVIYEPDVEFVIGRAFRLRDGSDVTLMANGLMVAATLDAAEELAARGISARVIDMATVRPLDVEAVVAAARETRGIVVAEEHLHFGGLGSVVAMTVAERQPCPMAFVDLDDTYAESGAPEDLLEKYGLTSQRIVAAALALLERQ, translated from the coding sequence ATGAATCTGGGCACGCGAGCAGGTTTACGCATGGGGAAAGCGACACGCGATGCGTTCGGGGAAGCGCTGCGCGATCTTGGGCATGTCTACCCCGACCTCGTTGTCGTCGACGGTGACGTGAGCAATTCGACGCGGACCGAGTACTTCGCACACGCGTTTCCCGAACGGTTCTTCAATGTCGGAATCGCTGAGTCGAATCTCGTCGGGGTGGCCTCGGGGCTGGCAGCGAGCGGCAAGCGGGTCGTCGCAGCGAGTTTCGCGTGCTTTCTGCTCTGCAACGCGTTCGACCAAATCCGGATGAGCGTCGCTTTCCCCCATCTCAATGTGAAGCTGGTCGGTAGCCACGCTGGCATTAGCATCGGCGAAGACGGGCCGTCTCAGATGGGTATCGAGGATGTCGCTCTCGCGCTCGCCTTGCCGGGAGTAGCGGTACTCGTTCCAGCCGACGAGCACGCGACGCGAGCAGCGACACGGGCGATGTTGGAATGGGAGGGACCGACCTATCTGCGACTCGGCAGGCCTCCGGTACCAGTGATCTACGAACCCGATGTCGAGTTCGTGATCGGTCGAGCTTTCCGGCTACGCGACGGGAGCGATGTCACGCTCATGGCGAACGGCTTGATGGTCGCCGCGACGCTCGACGCAGCGGAGGAACTGGCAGCGCGGGGAATCAGCGCGCGGGTGATCGACATGGCGACGGTGCGACCGCTCGACGTGGAGGCCGTCGTCGCTGCTGCCCGTGAAACACGCGGCATCGTCGTGGCCGAGGAGCACCTGCATTTCGGCGGTCTGGGAAGCGTGGTCGCGATGACTGTAGCCGAGCGGCAGCCGTGTCCCATGGCGTTCGTGGATCTCGACGATACCTATGCGGAGTCGGGTGCACCGGAGGATCTCCTGGAAAAGTATGGGTTGACCAGCCAGCGGATCGTCGCGGCTGCGCTCGCTCTCCTGGAGCGGCAATGA
- a CDS encoding cytochrome c3 family protein, with protein MRYARLLVFVLVVLVIMAIPLALVLARSYFLSPTAQPVKAQPIQFPHQVHVQAIGLDCTYCHRNATTSAQATLPPIELCMQCHKIIPAQGRPELEKLVSAFEQNQPILWNKVHQLPDHSHFVHSVHLSFGFQCSTCHGNVGAMGKPGVQQVRDLRMGDCITCHQQNGARVDCSVCHY; from the coding sequence ATGCGTTACGCGCGGCTCCTAGTGTTCGTACTCGTCGTGCTCGTCATCATGGCGATTCCGCTCGCGCTCGTGTTGGCACGGAGTTACTTCCTGTCGCCGACCGCGCAACCGGTCAAGGCCCAGCCGATTCAGTTCCCGCACCAGGTGCATGTGCAGGCGATCGGGCTCGACTGCACCTACTGCCACCGCAACGCGACGACCTCGGCGCAGGCGACGCTTCCACCCATCGAGCTCTGCATGCAGTGTCACAAGATCATCCCCGCGCAGGGGCGCCCGGAACTCGAGAAGCTCGTCTCCGCCTTCGAGCAGAACCAGCCGATCCTCTGGAACAAAGTCCACCAGCTTCCCGATCACAGCCACTTTGTGCACTCCGTGCATCTGAGCTTCGGTTTCCAGTGCTCGACCTGCCATGGTAATGTCGGTGCGATGGGGAAGCCTGGCGTGCAGCAGGTTCGCGACTTGCGCATGGGTGACTGCATCACCTGTCATCAGCAGAACGGAGCCCGCGTCGACTGTTCTGTTTGCCACTACTAG